A stretch of the Desulforamulus ferrireducens genome encodes the following:
- the coaE gene encoding dephospho-CoA kinase (Dephospho-CoA kinase (CoaE) performs the final step in coenzyme A biosynthesis.), translated as MIIGLTGVIASGKSSVAKYLKQLGATVIDADQVARQVVSPGTPALKEIVATFGPGVLHRDGTLNRKALANLVFANAAARKQLEKITHPHIETAINKLMKEFKEDHPGAVLVLEIPLLIEVGWQHKVDQVWLVTVDEEVQLKRLMERDKLTLPQALQRIASQMPLGEKKKYADVIIDNSGTPENTRLQVETFWQQINPS; from the coding sequence ATGATAATTGGTTTGACAGGTGTTATTGCCAGCGGCAAGAGTTCTGTGGCAAAATATTTAAAGCAACTAGGAGCTACCGTGATAGATGCGGATCAAGTGGCTCGCCAGGTGGTGAGCCCTGGTACCCCGGCCCTCAAGGAAATTGTAGCTACCTTTGGGCCGGGTGTTTTACATAGGGACGGTACCCTCAACCGCAAAGCATTGGCTAATCTAGTCTTTGCCAATGCCGCTGCCAGAAAACAGTTGGAGAAGATTACCCATCCCCATATTGAGACAGCTATCAATAAGTTAATGAAAGAATTTAAGGAAGATCATCCCGGTGCTGTCCTGGTTTTGGAAATACCTCTGCTCATTGAGGTTGGCTGGCAACATAAGGTGGATCAAGTGTGGTTGGTTACTGTAGATGAAGAAGTACAACTTAAACGTTTAATGGAGCGGGACAAGCTTACTCTGCCACAGGCGCTGCAACGTATAGCCAGCCAAATGCCCCTCGGGGAGAAGAAAAAATACGCCGACGTGATTATTGATAACAGTGGTACGCCGGAAAACACCCGCCTGCAAGTGGAGACATTTTGGCAGCAAATTAACCCTTCATAA
- the ytaF gene encoding sporulation membrane protein YtaF: protein MELLTLLAFALALNMDALGTGVAYGIRKIRIPFTSLLIISGMSVLTVLFSMLAGKMVSQLISPLFAHRMGGILLLLVGLWILVQSIRDTREEHLTEETTVMQIRIKSLGLVIQILREPSKADLDSSGVISSQEAILLGAALAMDAFGAGFAVSMFGFSPLLTAAVVGIGHIVLTMVGLWLGKTCSCSNLGRQLAMLPGCILIAMGIFKIR, encoded by the coding sequence ATGGAACTGCTCACACTTTTGGCCTTTGCCCTGGCCCTTAATATGGATGCCCTGGGCACAGGTGTGGCTTACGGGATAAGAAAAATTCGTATCCCGTTTACTTCATTGTTAATTATCAGTGGTATGTCGGTACTTACAGTACTCTTCTCCATGCTGGCAGGCAAGATGGTTAGCCAGCTGATCTCACCTCTGTTTGCCCACCGGATGGGTGGCATACTTCTCCTGTTGGTAGGCCTCTGGATTCTTGTTCAATCCATCAGGGATACCAGAGAGGAGCACCTTACTGAAGAAACAACGGTTATGCAAATACGTATAAAATCCCTGGGGCTGGTAATTCAAATTTTACGGGAACCTTCCAAAGCCGACCTGGATTCTTCCGGGGTTATTTCTTCTCAGGAGGCTATATTATTAGGTGCTGCCCTGGCCATGGATGCCTTTGGTGCTGGCTTTGCAGTATCCATGTTTGGTTTTAGTCCGCTGTTGACCGCAGCAGTGGTGGGTATCGGCCACATTGTGCTGACCATGGTGGGACTTTGGCTGGGCAAAACCTGTTCCTGCAGCAACCTGGGCCGACAATTAGCCATGCTACCCGGCTGTATTCTCATAGCTATGGGTATTTTTAAAATCAGGTGA